In the Malaya genurostris strain Urasoe2022 chromosome 1, Malgen_1.1, whole genome shotgun sequence genome, one interval contains:
- the LOC131434406 gene encoding ubiquinol-cytochrome-c reductase complex assembly factor 2 isoform X3, with protein MSTQYNRFLKLLERWPVDQSKIGRDLGQYLRDQLQSVLGATNIIAVNDERLGRQHRALENIINDTHRCAYPRLYTSTGTGLTGDQCRDVLSSEFLASLNKEDGSEK; from the coding sequence ATGTCCACGCAGTACAATCGTTTCCTGAAGCTGCTCGAACGTTGGCCCGTTGACCAGAGCAAAATCGGAAGAGATCTGGGACAGTATTTGCGCGATCAGTTGCAGTCCGTGCTGGGTGCCACGAACATCATCGCCGTAAACGACGAACGACTGGGGCGGCAACATCGTGCTCTGGAAAACATCATCAACGATACCCATCGGTGTGCATATCCACGGTTATACACGTCCACTGGAACCGGACTGACGGGCGACCAGTGCCGTGACGTACTGTCATCGGAGTTTTTGGCTTCACTGAACAAAGAGGACGGATCGGAAAAGTAG
- the LOC131434425 gene encoding probable methyltransferase-like protein 15 homolog: protein MFAVRNINSRLVLAAIGNRWHSTEPVRHVPVMAEETIRFLKPQNDELFIDMTFGAGGHTQEILRSAPKAKIIALDRDPVAHEMAHTMSELFPGQIFPVLGKFSELPDKLEKLGIKQRSVDGMVFDFGCSSMQFDEGSRGFSISKDGPLDMRMDKDCDTDTPTAAEVLAKIDEIDLTRILKIYGEEKQAKKIARAIIEARHTIKSIETTKELADLVQSCFENEDTRLDKLKRPSHSATKTFQALRIFVNNELNEINYGMVLAQHYLKIGGKMITITFHSLEDTIVKRHVMGNVMNDMANKLPLRYNSHTICHDQEVMETVMRSPWHPLTKHVVVPTYEEVDNNPRSRSAKLRAVVRVV from the coding sequence ATGTTTGCAGTTCGTAATATAAACAGTAGATTAGTGTTAGCAGCAATTGGAAACAGATGGCACAGCACGGAACCGGTTCGACATGTGCCGGTGATGGCCGAAGAAACGATACGCTTcttgaaaccacaaaacgatGAATTGTTCATAGACATGACTTTCGGAGCCGGTGGACACACGCAGGAGATTCTGCGGTCCGCTCCGAAGGCTAAGATTATTGCATTGGATCGAGATCCGGTGGCACATGAAATGGCACATACAATGTCGGAGCTGTTTCCCGGACAGATATTTCCCGTTTTAGGGAAATTTTCCGAACTTCCTGACAAACTAGAAAAGCTTGGCATAAAACAGCGGTCCGTTGACGGAATGGTATTCGATTTCGGTTGTTCATCGATGCAATTCGACGAAGGTTCACGGGGATTTTCAATCAGCAAAGATGGACCGCTCGATATGCGGATGGATAAAGATTGTGACACGGATACCCCGACGGCTGCGGAAGTACTGGCGAAAATAGACGAAATCGATCTGACGCGAATATTGAAGATTTACGGAGAGGAAAAGCAAGCAAAGAAAATCGCTCGCGCTATCATCGAGGCTCGTCACACAATTAAAAGTATTGAGACAACCAAAGAGCTAGCGGATCTGGTGCAGTCGTGCTTCGAGAATGAGGACACCCGACTGGATAAATTGAAACGGCCGAGCCACTCGGCAACCAAGACGTTCCAGGCGTTGAGGATTTTTGTCAATAACGAACTGAACGAAATCAACTACGGAATGGTATTGGCTCAGCATTACCTGAAAATTGGAGGTAAAATGATAACAATCACCTTCCACTCGCTGGAGGACACCATCGTGAAGCGGCACGTGATGGGAAACGTAATGAACGATATGGCCAATAAGTTACCGCTGCGGTACAACAGTCACACCATTTGCCACGATCAGGAAGTAATGGAAACCGTGATGAGGTCTCCGTGGCATCCATTGACCAAGCATGTCGTTGTGCCGACCTACGAGGAAGTCGATAATAACCCGAGAAGCCGATCGGCCAAGCTGAGAGCTGTTGTACGTGTCGTGTAG